The window CGTGTTGGCCTTGGCGAGCTCGTCGAGGCGGGACTTCGCGTCCGCACCGGAGTAGATGTCCTGCAGCGCCACGGCCCAGTCCTCGGTCGTCTCGAAGAACTTCGTCTGGGGCGTGAACTGGATCTTCGTGGAGTCGATGACCTTCTCGAACGTCTCCAGGTACCCGGGGAACTCGCCGAGCGTCTGCTTGAACGAGCCGTCGAACACCGAGGCGCGGACCGGGTCGGCGAAGGTGGAGGACGTGGCCTTGTTCATGGCCTCCTTGCCCGTCGCCCACTGGATGAAGAGCCACGCGGCCTGCTTCTTCTTCGACGCCGCGTTCATGGCCAGCGACCACGTCCACAGGTTGGTGGCGTAGCTGCCGTCGGGGCCGGCGGGGCCGGGGTACCAGGCGAGGTTGCCGGCCTGGGCGCTGGCCCCGGCCTTCTGCTTGGGGTACGTGGCGCTGTCCGCGTCGTAGACCATCATGGCGTTGCCGTTGCCGAGGTCCCCGGTGCACTGGGGGTAGTCGTACGTCGTCCAGGACGTCGGACCCGCGGACTTGGCGAGGTCGACCCACTTCTTGGTGAAGTCGACGGCCTTGTCGGAGTTCATGGCCGCGGTGTAGGTCGTCCCCTCCGCCGTGTAGTCCTTGGCGCCCTCGCGGGTGAACTGCGTCATGAAACCGGGGTGGATCGTGGCCCACGACTTGGAGCCGCGGAAGGCGACGCCGTAGCGGTTCTGCGAGCGGTCCGTGAGGTCGTTGGCCAGCTGGATGAAGTCGTCGAAGGTCTCCGGCAGCGCGATGCCGCGGGCGTCGAACTCCTTCTTGTTGTAGGCGACGACGTTGGTCTCGAAGCCCCACGGGATGGCCCACTGACCACCGGTCCCGAGCTCGGACCCCTTCTCGAAGTCCCACCGCGTGGACGTCCGCAGACCCTCGTAGATGTCCTCGAAGTCGTACTCGTCGCTCGTCGCGGCGGAGTTCTCGATCCAGGGCTTGAGGTCCTCCATCCAGCCGGGCGGACCGTACTGCCAGATGAAGTAGGCACCCGTCATGAAGACGTCGTGGGCACCGGTCTTGCCCGCGAGCTCGGTGTTGAGCTTGGTGAAGTAGTCCGCCTCGGCGACGAGGTCGGCCTGCACCTCGATGCCCGTGAGCTCGGTGAACTCCTTCAGCAGCGGCTGGAAGGCCTGCTGGTAGGGGTGCGGGGTCTGCAGGATCTTGATGCTCTCGCCCTTGAGGGCCTTCCAGTCGAAGGACCCGGTGACCTCGCCGGCGCCGTTGGCGCTGCCGGCGTCGTCGCCGCCACCACCGGTGCCGACCCCGCAGCCGTACAGCATGGGGACGGTGGCCGCGCCGCCCATGGCGGCGAGCATCGAGCGGCGGGTGACCTTCTTCTTCGGGACGTGCAGTCCGCTCTCGGACCGGGTGAACTCGTTCATGGCTGACGCTCCATCGCGTGGGGAGGGTAGGGGGTGCCGTCCCCACGACCGACGGTCGTGGGGTGCGGGGTTCGTTCGGTCAGGGGATGAGGGAGACCTTCACGGAGTTCGCCGAGTCCGCCACCAGGTCCAGACCCTTCTGGAACTCCGACAACGGCAACTGGTGCGAGCAGATCTCGTCCAACGGCAGACGACCGGACTCGATCAACCTCAACGCCGCCGGCCACGTGTCCTGCCCCAGGTGCGCACCCAGCACGTTCAACTCCTTGTCGTCGGAGATGATCGACCAGTCCACCGTCACCGGATCCTTGAACACCGAGTACTCCACGAACGTCCCCAGCTTCCGCAACAGGTTCAACCCCTGCGCCACCGCCGACGGATGCCCCGTCCCCTCGATGTACACGTCCGCGCCGTAACCACCCGTGAGCTTCTTGACCTCCTCCACCACGTCGACCTCGGTGATGTTCAACGTGACGTCAGCGCCGCACTTCCTGGCCAGCTCCAACTTCTGCGGCAACGCGTCCAACGCGATGATCCGCTGCGGGAACTTCGCCGCCGCCCCCGCGATCATCCCCAACCCGATCGGCCCGCACCCGGCGACCACCACCGTGTCGTCGAACCGGATGCCCGCCCGCTCCACCGCGTGCAACGCACACGACAACGGCTCGGCGTACGCCACCTGCCACGGCGGGATCGACTCCGGCGCCTTGTGGACCAACGCCTCCTTCGGCAGCACCAGGTACTCCGCCATCGCCCCCGGTGTCCGCCGCTTGAAACCGAACATGTCGTGCGGCTGGCACATGTGGTAGTCACCACGGTTGCAGTACCGGCACTCCCAGCACGGCACGATCTGCTCGGCCACGATGCGGTCACCGACCCGCACACCCCACCGCGCCGCCGCCTCGTCGTCGATCTCGGCGATGCGCCCGGTGAACTCGTGACCGGGAACGGTGTCCGTCTCAGCCCACGCCGGCCGGTTCTCGTCCCCCCAGAACTTCGCCGCCCCGTGGTAGCACTTCAGGTCGCTCGCGCAGATCCCCACCGCCTCGACCTTCAACAACGCCTCACCGGGACCGGCGACGGGGACGGGGACCTCTTCCAAGCGGTAGTCGTGCGGTCCGTGCACGACCACCGCCTTCATCGTCTCTGCCATCAACTGCTCCTTCGCAGCGCGCTCCGGGGACGGGCCGGGGAGCGGGGGGTGTGAGGTGGGCTGTGGGACAACTCGTCGGTGGGTCGTCGTGGTGCGAGCCCCGCGGGGACCGGGTGCGCCGGGTTCCTCCGTGGTCTTCCGAACGCTAGGACCTGTACGGCACACTTGTCCAGCACATGCGTGCAACGATCTGGTGACCGGTCCGGCGACGGAGCCGACCGGCCCGCGAGCGCACGGACGGGGAGGGGTGCCGGTGGTCCACACCGAACGGTTCCCGCTGGCACTGGCCCACACGGCGGCGACGCTCTACTACCTCCAGGACGCGACCCAGGCCGAGATCGCCCAGCGCATCGGGACGTCGCGGGCGACGGTCAGCCGGCTGCTGCGGGAGGCCCGCGACCGCGGGCTCGTGCGCATCGAGGTGGTGCCGCTGCCCGAGCAGGACCCCGGCGACCTGGCCGAGAAGGTCCGCACGGCCCTGGGCCTGCACCACGTCTCGCTGTGCCCACCCACTCCGGAGGCGCACGTCGCCGAGGCCGTCTCCCCCACCGTCGCCGCGGTGCTGGCCGGAGTGGGACTCTCGCCCGGGGACGTCCTCCTGGTCTCCTCGGG is drawn from Kineococcus endophyticus and contains these coding sequences:
- a CDS encoding zinc-binding dehydrogenase; translation: MAETMKAVVVHGPHDYRLEEVPVPVAGPGEALLKVEAVGICASDLKCYHGAAKFWGDENRPAWAETDTVPGHEFTGRIAEIDDEAAARWGVRVGDRIVAEQIVPCWECRYCNRGDYHMCQPHDMFGFKRRTPGAMAEYLVLPKEALVHKAPESIPPWQVAYAEPLSCALHAVERAGIRFDDTVVVAGCGPIGLGMIAGAAAKFPQRIIALDALPQKLELARKCGADVTLNITEVDVVEEVKKLTGGYGADVYIEGTGHPSAVAQGLNLLRKLGTFVEYSVFKDPVTVDWSIISDDKELNVLGAHLGQDTWPAALRLIESGRLPLDEICSHQLPLSEFQKGLDLVADSANSVKVSLIP
- a CDS encoding extracellular solute-binding protein, with amino-acid sequence MNEFTRSESGLHVPKKKVTRRSMLAAMGGAATVPMLYGCGVGTGGGGDDAGSANGAGEVTGSFDWKALKGESIKILQTPHPYQQAFQPLLKEFTELTGIEVQADLVAEADYFTKLNTELAGKTGAHDVFMTGAYFIWQYGPPGWMEDLKPWIENSAATSDEYDFEDIYEGLRTSTRWDFEKGSELGTGGQWAIPWGFETNVVAYNKKEFDARGIALPETFDDFIQLANDLTDRSQNRYGVAFRGSKSWATIHPGFMTQFTREGAKDYTAEGTTYTAAMNSDKAVDFTKKWVDLAKSAGPTSWTTYDYPQCTGDLGNGNAMMVYDADSATYPKQKAGASAQAGNLAWYPGPAGPDGSYATNLWTWSLAMNAASKKKQAAWLFIQWATGKEAMNKATSSTFADPVRASVFDGSFKQTLGEFPGYLETFEKVIDSTKIQFTPQTKFFETTEDWAVALQDIYSGADAKSRLDELAKANTSKINA